One window of Aythya fuligula isolate bAytFul2 unplaced genomic scaffold, bAytFul2.pri scaffold_52_arrow_ctg1, whole genome shotgun sequence genomic DNA carries:
- the LOC116501599 gene encoding uncharacterized protein LOC116501599: MEERPPSHPRVAWEESESSDESSSVLEPVEVESQQPDASWLPVYEEEEEAVDFIEAFVKNPEKDDVQKIKFLRNIVTVCTTAKEKGLLEGLDIFCFRNMLAENIQVLLDEEPRDKLCTVVRQQAMLAISALSTVEVVLEDEMMFLLLASFKSVFLLPPKEELDIRLYDTTLKSMDIMLQMLLISPPTFSFTVNLCSILQVGSFHSVGFTVAVPHPRAR, from the exons ATGGAGGAGAGACCCCCAAGCCACCCCAGGGTGGCCTGGGAAGAGAGTGAGAGCTCCGATGAGAGCAGCTCTGTATTGGAGCCCGTCGAGGTGGAGTCGCAGCAGCCTG ATGCTAGCTGGCTACCTGTGTacgaagaggaagaggaagctgTGGACTTCATCGAGGCCTTCGTCAAAAACCCAGAAAAG GATGATGTGCAGAAGATAAAGTTCCTGAGGAACATCGTCACTGTGTGCACAACCGCAAAAGAGAAGGGCTTGTTAGAGGGCCTGGACAtcttctgcttcagaaatatGCTGGCAGAGAACATCCAG gtgctgctggacGAGGAGCCCAGGGACAAGCTGTGCACAGTGGTGCGGCAGCAAGCCATGCTTGCTATCTCTGCCTTGAG CACAGTGGAGGTGGTACTGGAGGATGAAATGATGTTTCTGTTACTTGCATCCTTCAAGAGCGTGTTCCTTCTTCCTCCGAAAGAGGAACTGGACATTCGCCTCTACGATACG ACCCTGAAAAGTATGGACATCATGCTGCAGATGTTGCTGATCAGCCCTCCCACCTTCAGCTTCACGGTGAATTTGTGCAGTATCTTGCAGGTTGGTAGTTTTCACAGTGTAGGCTTCACAGTGGCTGTTCCTCACCCAAGAGCAAGGTGA
- the LOC116501600 gene encoding uncharacterized protein LOC116501600, giving the protein MWKVMLSFPMTSEKILQELENVLQDKRVCASLQAHPVHTSLLNFAMMHPTKHVLLNLCDPKKLLTLLSLSSLPILWLVLRALVMLSETSQMVTDVQVLLPEVMEALQYENTHINMKALTIFKNVIRHLEKKEASPIALALAGRLLPLFNDVSSEVRECSMLLFKDLMESVLWWKKGEMKKTVHRAIIPLLFRMSDETESVAKVQISDLAIDEGTGCADTRRVF; this is encoded by the exons ATGTGGAAGGTGATGCTTTCCTTTCCAATGACTTCAGAGAAGATCTTGCAGGAGCTAGAGAATGTTCTCCAGGACAAACGGGTGTGCGCGTCTCTGCAAGCCCACCCTGTGCACACCAGCCTTCTTAACTTCGCT ATGATGCATCCAACCAAACATGTACTATTGAATTTATGTGACCCAAAAAAGCTCCTGACGCTTCTGAGTCTTAGCAGCCTGCCGATCCTCTGGCTGGTGCTCAGAGCCCTCGTCATGCTCTCGGAGACATCTCAGATG GTGACGGACGTGCAGGTCCTGCTGCCAGAAGTCATGGAGGCTCTGCAGTATGAAAACACGCACATCAACATGAAGGCCCTGACTATCTTCAAAAACGTGATTCGTCATCTGGAGAAGAAGGAGGCCAGCCCCATCGCTCTGGCACTGGCTGGGAGACTCCTGCCTCTGTTTAACGAT GTGTCCAGTGAGGTGCGAGAATGCTCCATGCTCCTCTTCAAAGACTTGATGGAGTCTGTGCTGTGgtggaaaaaaggagaaatgaagaagaCCGTGCACAGGGCCATTATTCCACTGCTTTTCCGGATGAGTGACGAGACTGAGAGTGTGGCCAAGGTACAGATTTCAGACCTGGCCATTGACGAGGGCACTGGGTGTGCTGACACCAGAAGGGTATTCTGA